CGTCATAAAGCTTGTCCGCTTCAATACCGGTTTTGTCTTCTCCAAAGCGGCAGGTTTTTCTGAGGGCTGTTTCCACGCTTTTGGCATCGTTTAACAGTGTATCATCCAAATCAAAAAAGATTGCTTTTACCATGGGGATCTCCTCCAAATTCGATTTACGGTATATGATTGTTCAGTGTAAACAAAAAAGCAGCTCCTGTAAATCAGGAACTGCTGGTTACATATCAGGATGTCGGTTTCAGCGGCTGATAGTTTTTGTCAAAGGTAAATCCTTCCCCGGAAACTTCCTTGACATCATTAATGGAGAAAAACGCGTAGGGATCGACTTCCTGGATCAGGTTTTTTAATTGAATCAGTTCATGGCGGTTAACGACAACATAGAGAATCTGACGTTCACTGTCCGTGAAACTTCCTTTCCCTGTGATGGCGGTTGATCCACGGCCCATGCGTTTAATAATTTCCCGGGAAATGGCCTCGGTCCGGCTGGAAATAATCATCGTCGACTTGGCAGCGCTTGCCCCCTCAATGATGAAATCAATCACCCTGCTTGCAACAAACACGGTGACCAGGGTATACATGGCCTGGGTCAACGTCAGATGAATCATGGAGAGGGTAATGACGGCCGCATCAAAACTGAACATAAACTTTCCGATACTCATGCCGAAATACTTTTCTGCAAGACGTGCCAGAATATCGACCCCGCCGGTTGTTCCCCCTGCCCGGAAGATCATACCGAGCCCCGTACCGGCGAAGACACCTGCAAACAAGGAGACGAGGATCATGTCGTCTTGTAAAGGGATTTCTGTAACCGGGTAGAGTTCAAATAATCGCAGTGAAACGGATAATGACAGGGTGCCGAATACGCTGTAAACCAGCATGGCTTTGCCAAACAGCTTATAGCCGATGAGAAAAAGCGGAATATTCAGCGCCAGGTTTGAAAGAGATGGTTCAATGGCAAACAGATAATATAAAAACAGGGTGATCCCTGTGAAGCCGCCGTGGGCGAGACCGTTCTGTATATTAAAATGAATGATGCCGAAACCGAAAATGAGCGTACCGATAATAATAATGATAAATGGCTTAAGTGTAAGCCCTGAAAAGAATTGCTGAATCCACTTCATATTTGGATCCCTCCTGTTTAGTTACTATCAAATCCAAAGGAGTATAACACAGCCTTGTACGGAACCCAACCTTAATTGAAGGAAAACAGGTGAAGTAACAATCTTCTGATAATCGTAACCGAATACATCAGATGGACCGGTGTTTGAGTTGACGGGCCACCTTGAAAAGTGATAATATTCAAATAATTATCAGTCAATGGCTGATGATTCAGACAACCTCACCCTTGATGAATGATGACTCTTATCAAGAGCGGCTTAGGGACTGGCCCGATGAAGCCCGGCAACCAGCAGGATTGGAACGTTTTTGATCCTGCAAGGTGCCAATTCCAGCAGGATGCGAGTATGTCCTGGCAGATGAGAGCGCCTTTTTTATTAAAAAAGCCGCGCACTCTGTCTGTATGTAAGACAGGGTTTTACTATGTGTTTGATCAGAATAAAGGAGGAATAACAGTGGTAAAAGAAGTGAATGAATGGAAGAAGAGTACGCAGTTGTTGCATGCAGGACAGGATCCGGACCCGACGACAGGATCGCGGGCAGTTCCGATCTATCAAACCACGTCGTACGTGTTTGACGATGCAGAACATGCGGAGCGTTTGTTTTCCCTGGCGGAACCCGGGAATATTTACAGCCGGATTATGAATCCGACGGTGGATGCGTTTGAAAAGCGCATGGCCATTTTGGAAGATGGTGTCGGTGCATTGGCAACGTCTTCCGGGATGTCAGCGATTACGCTGTCTATTTTGAACCTGGCAGAAGCAGGCGATGAAATTGTTTCTGCGTCGAACCTGTATGGCGGTACGTTCAACTTGTTTAAAAATACCTTGCCGAAATACGGCATCAAGGTCCATTTCACTGATTCCACCGATCCGGAAGCGGTGCGAAAAGCCATCACGCCGAAAACGAAAGCTGTTTTTGCAGAAACGATCGGCAATCCAAGTTTGAATGTGCTTGATTTTGAAGCCATTGCAGATGTTGCGCATGAAGCGGATATTCCGTTGATTATCGACAGCACATTCGGATCACCTGCAGTGTGCCGGCCGCTGCAGCACGGTGCGGATATCGTTGTCCATTCGGCAACGAAGTGGATTGGCGGTCATGGAACGACCATCGGCGGTGTGGTAGTCGACGGAGGCCGTTTCGAGTGGAAGGAAGAGAAGTTTCCGA
This Salisediminibacterium beveridgei DNA region includes the following protein-coding sequences:
- a CDS encoding YitT family protein, whose protein sequence is MKWIQQFFSGLTLKPFIIIIIGTLIFGFGIIHFNIQNGLAHGGFTGITLFLYYLFAIEPSLSNLALNIPLFLIGYKLFGKAMLVYSVFGTLSLSVSLRLFELYPVTEIPLQDDMILVSLFAGVFAGTGLGMIFRAGGTTGGVDILARLAEKYFGMSIGKFMFSFDAAVITLSMIHLTLTQAMYTLVTVFVASRVIDFIIEGASAAKSTMIISSRTEAISREIIKRMGRGSTAITGKGSFTDSERQILYVVVNRHELIQLKNLIQEVDPYAFFSINDVKEVSGEGFTFDKNYQPLKPTS